In Chryseobacterium camelliae, one DNA window encodes the following:
- a CDS encoding nuclear transport factor 2 family protein: MTNGIRHKQKQNVELYFKKVDAGEFDAVYYQLFTEDVELYFPKFGFAYGKAGIRKFCEAMAAYVKSLTHDIENFNYVVSGNMVVVEGREAGVNADNKPFPDNVTAFGKFCNVFEFDGDLIKRVHIYVDPDFTSEDAVRIKRLGNHTLSNEDHEQQTENHEIGLSVEFSLKPGVINEFEAVLLPHLERVASEDTCITMIANRDPKDETRYMLYERWAFSIHFTPFRTRTDGDGN; the protein is encoded by the coding sequence ATGACAAATGGAATCCGGCATAAACAAAAGCAGAATGTGGAGCTTTATTTCAAAAAAGTAGATGCGGGTGAATTTGATGCTGTTTATTATCAGCTCTTTACAGAAGACGTAGAACTTTATTTTCCAAAGTTTGGGTTTGCTTATGGGAAAGCAGGCATTAGAAAATTCTGTGAAGCAATGGCAGCCTATGTGAAATCACTTACGCACGATATTGAAAACTTTAATTACGTTGTTTCAGGAAATATGGTTGTAGTTGAAGGTAGAGAGGCAGGTGTAAATGCAGATAATAAACCATTTCCGGACAATGTTACAGCTTTTGGTAAATTCTGCAATGTATTTGAATTTGATGGAGATTTAATTAAGCGTGTACACATCTATGTTGATCCTGACTTTACTTCCGAAGATGCTGTAAGAATAAAAAGATTGGGTAATCATACGCTCAGCAATGAAGATCATGAACAGCAGACGGAAAATCACGAAATTGGTCTTAGTGTAGAATTCAGCCTTAAACCTGGTGTAATCAATGAATTTGAAGCTGTCTTGCTTCCCCATTTGGAACGTGTAGCTTCAGAAGATACCTGTATCACGATGATTGCAAACCGTGATCCCAAAGATGAAACCCGTTATATGCTGTATGAGAGATGGGCGTTCTCGATACACTTCACTCCGTTCCGCACTCGAACTGACGGAGACGGAAATTAA
- a CDS encoding alpha/beta fold hydrolase, with protein MPYITKENEKNVQIYYEDLGSGQPIILIHGWPLSGKSWELQVPALLNLGYRVIKYDRRGFGKSFPSSSPEGYNYDELAGDLHELITTLDLKNVILFGFSMGGGEVVRYLTNYGAENVDRIALISSIIPIVKQKDDNPDGVPQEKLDEIMENLKKDRVTFLESFHKDFYNYGMLSHSVSQKQLDYDWSIAAHACPIATIKCAESWANTDFRPELQNVTVKTLIVHGDDDNVVPIDTAGRQAAQGIADNRFVIVEGGPHGLNITHADQLNAALADFLMK; from the coding sequence ATGCCTTACATTACAAAAGAAAATGAAAAAAATGTTCAGATTTACTATGAAGATTTAGGTTCCGGACAACCCATTATTTTAATCCACGGATGGCCGTTAAGCGGAAAATCATGGGAACTTCAGGTTCCTGCCCTTCTTAATCTGGGCTACCGTGTGATCAAATATGATAGAAGAGGTTTCGGAAAGTCCTTCCCCTCTTCCTCACCTGAAGGATATAATTATGACGAACTTGCAGGAGACCTGCACGAACTGATTACAACTTTGGACCTTAAAAATGTAATCCTATTCGGATTCTCTATGGGTGGCGGAGAAGTTGTCCGCTACTTAACCAATTATGGGGCTGAAAATGTAGACCGTATAGCTTTAATCTCCTCCATCATCCCGATCGTAAAACAAAAAGACGACAACCCGGACGGCGTTCCACAGGAGAAACTGGATGAAATCATGGAAAACCTGAAAAAAGACAGGGTTACCTTCCTGGAATCTTTCCACAAAGACTTCTATAACTACGGAATGCTTTCACATTCGGTAAGCCAGAAGCAGCTGGATTATGACTGGAGTATCGCCGCGCATGCGTGCCCTATTGCCACCATTAAATGTGCAGAAAGCTGGGCGAATACCGATTTCCGCCCGGAACTTCAGAATGTTACGGTAAAAACACTGATTGTACATGGTGATGATGACAATGTAGTCCCTATTGATACCGCAGGCCGCCAGGCTGCACAAGGTATTGCAGACAACCGTTTCGTAATTGTTGAGGGAGGTCCTCACGGACTGAATATTACTCATGCCGATCAACTGAATGCAGCTTTGGCTGATTTCCTGATGAAATAG
- a CDS encoding EcsC family protein — MNLSENHLEELRQAMEILENPGIVAKITNAIGQPLEKALEFLPKNVHEKIGTITEAALIKAADTAIFTMKDTPNTRPSNWWHKFGVAAFGAVGGFFGLPALTIELPVSTTIMLRSVVDIARSEGESIADPDVKLACLEVFALGGKSESDNASESGYFAARIALAQTMAEAARQFTTKTVADEGASVIVKLISKVAARFSVQVSEKVTAQAVPAIGAAGGAIVNTLFIDHFQAMAKGHFTVRRLEKIYGKETIRTTYEEMLRK; from the coding sequence ATGAACTTATCTGAAAATCACCTTGAAGAATTGCGCCAGGCCATGGAAATCCTGGAAAATCCGGGAATTGTAGCTAAAATTACCAATGCGATTGGTCAGCCTCTGGAAAAAGCACTGGAATTCCTCCCTAAAAACGTACATGAAAAAATCGGTACCATTACGGAAGCGGCATTAATAAAAGCGGCAGATACTGCAATCTTTACGATGAAAGATACGCCCAATACCAGGCCTTCCAACTGGTGGCATAAATTCGGGGTAGCGGCATTCGGGGCCGTTGGCGGTTTCTTCGGGCTGCCTGCGCTGACCATTGAGCTTCCGGTATCTACCACCATTATGCTGCGATCCGTTGTTGATATAGCACGAAGCGAAGGGGAATCTATAGCCGATCCGGATGTGAAGCTGGCCTGTCTCGAAGTGTTTGCACTGGGCGGAAAAAGCGAATCTGATAACGCAAGCGAGAGCGGATATTTCGCAGCCAGAATTGCTTTGGCACAAACCATGGCTGAAGCAGCCAGGCAATTTACGACCAAAACCGTTGCGGATGAGGGCGCATCTGTCATCGTTAAGTTAATTTCAAAAGTAGCCGCAAGGTTCAGTGTACAGGTTTCTGAAAAAGTGACTGCACAGGCTGTTCCGGCCATTGGAGCTGCCGGCGGTGCCATCGTTAACACCCTGTTTATCGATCACTTCCAGGCGATGGCAAAAGGCCATTTTACAGTCAGACGGCTGGAAAAGATCTATGGTAAAGAAACTATCAGAACGACGTATGAAGAAATGCTGAGGAAGTAG
- a CDS encoding cation:proton antiporter: protein MNTLLVSIAILCLTTTGLIFLLKKIRQPYLIAYIIAGILLGPYVLKVFTETQQIEVIGEIGILLLMFFLGMEINIPNHHSLIVRPLIAQACKIILSFAFAFLAGYFLHLDIRSMVLMAFLFIFNSTAVVSEFLKKDRMLNTSFGMMILNILIIQDLLLAPVLTVLKVWKGEHFDLLNLVLPVLLCIVIFFIFRKIRNTQEIKIPKIFRGIEYDHDLQVFTGLLICLGFGILAEAIGLSGALGSFLAGVLVGRIKIFSWLEHSLTPFKVFFITVFFVSVGLRLDLAYLYGHYGLVITGTLVVLLSNSVMSALVFRFLKFDRRSSWYGGALLAQTGEFGILALSVAYKAGIIPYDLFKAGLCITCLSLLLSTIWISVFKKLTDKKIIDH, encoded by the coding sequence ATGAATACATTGCTGGTATCAATAGCCATTCTGTGCCTTACCACAACAGGTTTAATTTTCCTGCTGAAAAAAATCAGGCAGCCTTATCTTATTGCATATATTATCGCAGGAATTCTTCTGGGTCCGTACGTTTTGAAAGTCTTCACGGAAACGCAGCAGATTGAGGTGATTGGTGAGATCGGTATCCTTCTGCTGATGTTTTTCCTGGGAATGGAAATCAACATTCCGAACCATCACAGCCTGATTGTAAGGCCACTGATTGCGCAGGCTTGTAAGATCATACTCAGTTTTGCCTTTGCATTTCTTGCCGGGTATTTTCTGCATCTCGATATCAGGAGCATGGTGTTGATGGCATTCCTGTTCATTTTCAACAGTACGGCAGTGGTTAGTGAATTCCTTAAAAAAGACAGGATGCTCAATACTTCGTTCGGGATGATGATCCTGAACATCCTGATCATACAGGATCTGCTGCTGGCGCCCGTGCTCACAGTCCTTAAGGTGTGGAAAGGAGAACATTTCGATTTGCTGAACCTGGTTCTCCCTGTACTGCTTTGTATAGTTATCTTTTTCATATTCCGAAAAATCAGGAATACCCAGGAAATTAAAATCCCGAAGATTTTCAGGGGAATAGAATATGACCATGACCTACAGGTTTTTACAGGCCTGCTGATCTGTCTCGGCTTTGGGATCCTTGCCGAAGCTATTGGGCTAAGCGGGGCTCTGGGAAGTTTCCTAGCAGGTGTCTTGGTAGGAAGGATTAAGATATTTAGCTGGCTGGAGCACTCCCTTACACCTTTTAAGGTATTCTTCATCACGGTCTTTTTTGTTTCCGTGGGCCTTAGGCTTGACCTTGCTTATTTGTATGGGCATTATGGCCTGGTGATAACCGGAACCCTCGTGGTACTTCTCAGCAACAGTGTAATGTCTGCACTGGTATTCAGGTTTTTAAAATTTGACCGAAGGAGCAGCTGGTACGGCGGTGCGCTGCTGGCCCAGACTGGAGAGTTCGGGATCCTGGCACTGTCAGTGGCTTATAAAGCCGGTATTATTCCTTACGATCTTTTCAAAGCCGGGCTTTGTATCACCTGTCTCAGCCTGCTGCTTTCCACCATCTGGATTTCAGTCTTTAAAAAGCTTACGGATAAGAAGATTATTGACCATTGA
- a CDS encoding RNA polymerase sigma factor, whose amino-acid sequence MVTLEHEFLAKMEKHKGILFKISKMYMDEKDDRDDLFQEIIYQVWKAYPNFKGESEFSTWMYRIALNTAIIFLKSEKKRSLISHEDYTEYKIEQDEYDHEKEERLEKMYAAIHQLNPIDKAFIFYYLENFSGKQIAEQMGISEGNVRVKMNRAKNKLKDILHSNT is encoded by the coding sequence ATGGTTACACTGGAACACGAATTTTTAGCTAAAATGGAGAAGCATAAGGGAATCCTCTTTAAGATTTCCAAAATGTACATGGATGAAAAAGACGATCGGGATGATCTCTTCCAGGAGATCATTTATCAGGTCTGGAAAGCCTATCCCAATTTTAAAGGTGAAAGTGAGTTTTCCACCTGGATGTACAGGATAGCCCTTAACACTGCAATCATCTTCCTGAAATCTGAAAAGAAAAGAAGCCTGATCAGCCATGAGGATTATACAGAATATAAAATCGAGCAAGATGAGTATGACCATGAAAAGGAAGAGCGTCTGGAAAAAATGTATGCTGCGATCCATCAGCTCAACCCCATAGATAAGGCATTCATCTTCTATTACCTGGAAAATTTTTCCGGAAAGCAGATTGCTGAGCAGATGGGAATCTCCGAAGGCAACGTCCGAGTAAAAATGAATCGTGCCAAAAATAAACTTAAAGATATCTTACACTCCAATACCTAA
- a CDS encoding Hsp20/alpha crystallin family protein produces MSIVKRNNGSMLPAAPRALFDDFFGRELFNWGNNNFSSTMTTVPSVNIRENTENFEVEVAAPGMDKKDFQITLEGNMLTISSSRKNESEENKDQYTRREFSYQSFTRTFELAKDVVDEEHIEAKYDNGVLKLTIPKTEKAKKQAPRLIEIQ; encoded by the coding sequence ATGTCAATCGTAAAAAGAAACAACGGCAGCATGCTCCCTGCCGCTCCGCGTGCACTGTTCGATGACTTTTTCGGACGTGAACTTTTTAACTGGGGCAACAACAATTTTTCTTCTACCATGACCACCGTTCCATCGGTGAACATCAGGGAGAACACAGAAAACTTCGAGGTGGAAGTGGCCGCTCCGGGAATGGATAAAAAAGATTTTCAGATCACCCTGGAAGGTAACATGCTGACGATTTCATCTTCAAGAAAAAATGAATCGGAAGAAAACAAGGATCAGTACACCAGAAGGGAATTCAGCTATCAGTCTTTTACAAGAACATTTGAGCTTGCCAAGGATGTGGTGGATGAAGAGCATATTGAAGCCAAATACGACAACGGCGTCCTGAAGCTTACCATTCCGAAAACGGAAAAAGCCAAGAAACAGGCACCGAGACTGATTGAAATTCAGTAA